One genomic segment of Pirellulales bacterium includes these proteins:
- the carB gene encoding carbamoyl-phosphate synthase large subunit — MPRRDDLHKILLIGSGPIIIGQACEFDYSGTQACKALREEGYEVVLINSNPATIMTDPDTADRTYIEPLTWEIVAKVIEAERPDALLPTVGGQTGLNLAMELDRKGVLRQYGVEMIGAKPDVIAKAEEREQFKQAMEKIGLEVCRGQTVHTIQEAREAVQWIGLPCVVRPSFTLGGTGSGIAFNREEFDLMVRRGLDFSPISEVLLEESILGWKEYEMEVMRDVDDNVVIICSIENFDPMGVHTGDSITVAPAQTLTDKEYQRMRDASLAVIREIGVETGGSNIQFAIHPKTGRMIVIEMNPRVSRSSALASKATGFPIAKIAAKLAVGYRLHELANDITRETKACFEPTIDYVVTKVPRFAFEKFPEADPMLTTQMKSVGETMAIGRTFKESFQKALRGLEVGSFGFGCDGKDLWGTPQQPSRDEIRAKLAVPSAERVWYLRYAFKDGMGLDEVHELTAIDPWFLDNLQEIVELEDELRRVPSWHEVGRELLKRAKQFGFADRQLATIFDMPEATVRADRKRQGVVATFKSVDTCAAEFEAYTPYYYSTYEDEDETPPKPDGGKRIVILGGGPNRIGQGIEFDYCCCQASFALRELGIESVMVNSNPETVSTDYDTSDLLFFEPLTTEDVLNICDRVEPDGVIVQFGGQTPLNLARALATAGVPIIGTSVDTIEDAEDREKFAGILRRLDLRQPANGIARTMDQARAEAAKIGFPALVRPSFVLGGRAMEICYDQAQLERFVREAFIVAQGKPVLIDRFLEDAIEVDVDALSDGQRTIVAGVMEHIEEAGVHSGDSACAIPPYSLSGPVVAEIRQATEKLARLLQVKGLMNIQFAVKQEDGKPNVYVLEVNPRASRTVPFVSKAIGMPLAKIAAKIMAGVSLDEQGYDSAPIPSHVSVKESVFPFVKFVGVDIVLGPEMRSTGEVMGTSERFSIAFAKSQLAAGVLLPQSGTIFMSLADRTKRHAVGLGSKLTEMGFQLIATGGTAKLLAEAGIPVKQVKKLQEGHPNLLDLLIDGQIQLIINTPSGKGARTDEGRIRAASVSHGVPCITTIQAADAAVRAMEALREEPMTVQALQDRLEQEAVER, encoded by the coding sequence GTGCCGCGACGTGACGATCTCCACAAAATCCTGCTGATCGGCTCCGGGCCGATCATCATCGGGCAAGCCTGCGAATTCGATTATTCCGGCACCCAGGCCTGCAAGGCCCTGCGCGAAGAAGGGTACGAGGTGGTGCTCATCAACTCGAACCCCGCCACGATCATGACCGACCCCGATACGGCCGACCGCACCTACATCGAGCCGCTGACTTGGGAGATCGTGGCCAAGGTGATCGAGGCCGAGCGGCCCGACGCGCTGCTGCCCACCGTGGGCGGCCAAACGGGCCTCAACCTGGCGATGGAACTGGATCGCAAGGGTGTGCTGCGGCAATACGGCGTGGAAATGATCGGCGCCAAGCCCGACGTGATCGCCAAGGCCGAAGAACGCGAGCAGTTCAAGCAAGCCATGGAAAAGATCGGGCTGGAAGTCTGCCGCGGCCAGACGGTGCATACCATCCAGGAAGCCCGTGAGGCGGTGCAATGGATCGGGCTGCCTTGCGTCGTGCGGCCCAGTTTCACGCTGGGCGGCACCGGCAGCGGCATCGCTTTCAATCGCGAAGAGTTCGACCTGATGGTCCGCCGCGGACTCGACTTTTCGCCCATCAGCGAAGTGTTGTTGGAAGAATCGATCCTGGGCTGGAAAGAGTACGAAATGGAGGTCATGCGCGACGTCGACGACAACGTCGTCATCATCTGCTCGATCGAGAATTTCGACCCGATGGGCGTCCACACGGGCGACTCCATCACCGTGGCCCCCGCACAGACGCTCACCGACAAAGAATACCAGCGGATGCGCGACGCCTCGCTGGCCGTCATCCGCGAGATCGGCGTCGAGACCGGCGGCTCGAACATCCAGTTCGCCATTCATCCCAAGACCGGGCGGATGATCGTCATCGAAATGAACCCGCGCGTCAGCCGTTCCAGCGCCTTGGCCTCGAAGGCCACCGGTTTTCCCATCGCCAAGATCGCGGCCAAGCTGGCGGTCGGCTATCGGCTGCACGAGCTGGCCAACGACATCACGCGTGAGACGAAGGCCTGCTTCGAGCCGACCATCGACTACGTGGTCACCAAGGTGCCGCGGTTCGCCTTCGAAAAATTCCCGGAGGCCGATCCCATGCTCACCACGCAGATGAAGAGCGTCGGCGAGACGATGGCCATCGGCCGCACGTTCAAAGAATCGTTCCAGAAGGCGCTGCGCGGCCTGGAAGTGGGCAGCTTCGGGTTCGGCTGCGACGGCAAAGACCTGTGGGGTACGCCGCAGCAGCCGTCGCGCGACGAGATTCGCGCCAAGCTGGCCGTGCCCAGCGCCGAGCGCGTCTGGTATCTGCGGTACGCGTTCAAAGACGGCATGGGTCTCGACGAGGTGCATGAGCTGACGGCGATCGACCCGTGGTTTCTCGATAACTTGCAGGAGATCGTCGAGCTGGAAGACGAGCTTCGCCGGGTACCGAGTTGGCACGAGGTGGGCCGCGAGTTGTTGAAACGGGCCAAGCAGTTCGGCTTTGCCGATCGCCAGTTGGCCACGATCTTCGACATGCCCGAAGCCACCGTACGGGCCGACCGCAAGCGGCAGGGCGTGGTGGCGACGTTCAAATCGGTCGATACCTGCGCGGCCGAGTTCGAGGCCTACACGCCTTATTACTATTCGACCTACGAAGACGAAGACGAGACGCCGCCCAAGCCGGACGGCGGCAAGCGGATTGTGATTCTCGGCGGCGGGCCGAACCGCATCGGCCAGGGCATCGAGTTCGACTACTGCTGCTGCCAGGCCAGCTTCGCCTTGCGCGAGTTGGGCATCGAGTCGGTCATGGTCAACTCGAACCCGGAGACCGTCAGCACCGATTACGACACCAGCGACCTGTTGTTCTTCGAGCCGCTCACCACGGAGGACGTGCTCAATATCTGCGACCGCGTCGAGCCGGACGGCGTGATCGTGCAGTTCGGCGGCCAGACGCCGTTGAACCTGGCACGGGCCTTGGCCACGGCGGGCGTGCCGATCATCGGCACCAGCGTCGATACGATTGAAGACGCGGAGGACCGTGAAAAATTCGCCGGCATTCTGCGGCGGCTCGACCTGCGGCAGCCGGCCAACGGCATTGCCCGGACGATGGACCAGGCACGGGCCGAGGCCGCCAAGATCGGCTTTCCGGCCTTGGTGCGGCCCAGTTTCGTGCTCGGCGGCCGGGCCATGGAAATTTGCTACGACCAGGCCCAGCTCGAACGCTTCGTGCGCGAGGCGTTTATCGTCGCCCAGGGAAAGCCGGTGCTCATCGATCGCTTCTTGGAAGACGCCATCGAGGTCGACGTCGACGCCCTCAGCGACGGCCAGCGGACGATCGTAGCCGGCGTGATGGAGCACATCGAGGAGGCGGGCGTGCATTCGGGCGACTCGGCCTGCGCCATTCCTCCCTATAGCTTGTCCGGCCCGGTGGTGGCGGAGATTCGCCAGGCCACCGAGAAGCTGGCCCGGCTGTTGCAGGTCAAGGGACTGATGAACATCCAGTTTGCCGTCAAGCAGGAAGACGGCAAGCCCAACGTGTATGTGTTGGAAGTCAATCCGCGGGCCAGCCGCACGGTGCCGTTTGTCTCCAAGGCGATCGGCATGCCGCTGGCCAAGATTGCCGCCAAGATCATGGCGGGCGTCTCGCTGGACGAGCAGGGCTACGATTCGGCCCCCATACCCAGTCACGTTTCCGTGAAGGAAAGCGTCTTTCCGTTCGTCAAGTTCGTGGGCGTGGATATTGTGCTTGGCCCGGAGATGCGCTCGACCGGCGAAGTGATGGGAACCAGCGAGCGGTTTTCGATCGCCTTCGCCAAGAGCCAGCTTGCGGCCGGCGTGTTGCTGCCGCAGTCGGGCACGATCTTCATGAGTCTGGCCGATCGCACCAAGCGGCATGCGGTCGGCCTGGGGAGCAAACTTACCGAGATGGGCTTTCAGCTTATTGCCACGGGCGGCACAGCCAAGCTGCTGGCCGAGGCCGGCATTCCGGTGAAGCAGGTCAAGAAGCTGCAAGAAGGACATCCGAACCTGCTCGACCTGCTGATCGACGGGCAGATTCAGCTCATCATCAACACGCCCAGCGGCAAGGGCGCCCGGACGGACGAGGGCCGCATTCGCGCGGCCTCGGTTTCGCACGGCGTGCCCTGCATCACCACCATTCAGGCCGCCGACGCCGCCGTGCGGGCCATGGAAGCCTTGCGCGAGGAGCCGATGACCGTGCAAGCGCTGCAAGATCGGTTGGAGCAGGAGGCGGTGGAGCGGTAG
- a CDS encoding AAA family ATPase, whose product MSIVDLKTLTYKETQPQNWSVDGLVFGQINLLVGKNATGKTRILHLIAGLARQTQADKLLVANSDYDAVFSVDGKELRYKWKAEYRKVLEEGVWFHGEKMLSRDDKTLTLRYEHEGKEITHEPSEDEMSASARKDKLQHPFLLPLTEWGQSVRHYLFGSQLGKDHWGIIFNQPQELDDRDQNRVIGIFRKAKKEFGDAYIQSLLADMNELGYPLTEVDATQPGHIEAGVPLAPDGRALGQLALIGVREEGVDEMYFQDTISQGMFRALSILIQVTYSQMAQRAHCILIDDIGEGLDFDRSSRLIEMLRRKAQQSKIQLIMSTNDQFVMNKVPLDEWSLLQRRGNHISVRNIHNSRKVFEDFRFVGMSNFSFFEVDFANEEPGDRQLILEGAADNA is encoded by the coding sequence ATGTCAATCGTTGACCTGAAAACCTTGACCTACAAGGAAACCCAGCCACAGAACTGGTCGGTGGATGGCCTTGTCTTCGGCCAAATCAATCTGCTCGTCGGCAAGAACGCCACGGGGAAGACGCGCATCTTGCATCTGATTGCTGGCCTAGCTCGCCAGACGCAGGCGGACAAGCTTTTGGTGGCAAACTCCGATTACGACGCCGTCTTCAGCGTGGACGGCAAAGAGCTGCGATACAAATGGAAAGCCGAATACCGAAAGGTTTTGGAAGAAGGCGTCTGGTTTCATGGCGAGAAAATGCTTAGTCGCGATGACAAGACATTGACGTTGCGATATGAGCATGAGGGCAAGGAAATCACCCACGAGCCATCTGAAGATGAGATGTCAGCGAGCGCCAGAAAGGACAAGCTTCAGCACCCGTTTTTACTGCCGCTAACCGAGTGGGGGCAATCTGTCAGGCACTATCTGTTCGGATCACAGCTTGGGAAAGATCACTGGGGCATCATCTTCAACCAACCCCAAGAATTGGATGACCGCGACCAGAACCGTGTCATTGGGATTTTTCGGAAAGCAAAGAAGGAATTTGGCGATGCGTACATCCAATCTCTTCTCGCAGATATGAATGAACTCGGCTATCCATTGACCGAGGTTGATGCCACGCAGCCCGGCCATATCGAAGCTGGGGTTCCTCTGGCGCCGGACGGTCGGGCGCTCGGCCAACTCGCTCTCATTGGTGTTCGCGAAGAAGGCGTCGACGAGATGTACTTTCAAGACACCATATCGCAGGGGATGTTTCGTGCGTTGTCGATTCTGATTCAGGTGACCTATTCGCAAATGGCCCAGCGCGCCCATTGCATCCTAATTGACGACATCGGCGAAGGATTGGACTTCGATCGTTCCTCACGGCTGATTGAAATGCTGCGACGGAAGGCCCAGCAATCCAAGATTCAGTTGATTATGTCCACCAACGATCAGTTCGTGATGAACAAGGTTCCTCTTGACGAATGGTCCCTCCTCCAACGGCGCGGTAATCACATTTCCGTAAGGAACATCCACAACTCGCGCAAGGTATTCGAGGATTTCCGTTTCGTCGGCATGAGCAATTTTTCGTTCTTCGAGGTCGATTTCGCCAACGAAGAACCGGGGGACCGCCAGCTTATTTTGGAGGGGGCAGCGGACAATGCATAG
- a CDS encoding beta-ketoacyl-ACP synthase III, with amino-acid sequence MSTDLIDENRRAPLRSLTGVQILATGSYVPECVVTNDDLHARLGFDSNWIVQRTGIRERRHAPLEMATSDLAVRAARRCIERAGVKASDIDLVLVGTFTPDMSFPATACLVQNQLGIRAPAVDLQAACAGFMYALVIGSQFIGTGCSKLALVIGADCNSRILNPKDSHTYPLFGDGAGAVLLAAGGPEQGLVSYTLGSDGSGGDLLCRRMGGSRMPISSDMLDEGVQYMRMDGRAVFKWAVRLLDESIRAVLDKAGLAPGDIDLVILHQANVRIIYAATDVTQIDRGKVFLNLDRYGNTSAGSVPLALDEAYQQGRIRRGDRILLSGFGAGLAWGTAVFRW; translated from the coding sequence ATGAGCACCGACCTGATCGACGAAAACCGGCGAGCGCCGCTGCGGTCGTTGACCGGCGTGCAGATTCTCGCCACCGGCAGCTATGTGCCCGAATGCGTCGTCACGAACGACGACTTGCACGCCCGGCTGGGATTCGATTCGAACTGGATCGTGCAGCGGACCGGCATCCGCGAGCGCCGCCACGCCCCCTTGGAAATGGCCACCAGCGATCTCGCGGTGCGGGCGGCCCGGCGGTGCATCGAGCGCGCCGGCGTGAAGGCGTCCGATATCGACCTGGTGCTGGTCGGCACGTTCACGCCCGACATGTCGTTTCCCGCCACGGCCTGCCTGGTGCAGAATCAGCTCGGCATTCGCGCTCCGGCCGTCGATTTGCAGGCGGCCTGCGCCGGCTTCATGTATGCCCTGGTGATCGGCTCGCAGTTCATCGGCACCGGGTGCAGCAAGCTGGCGCTCGTCATCGGGGCCGATTGCAACTCGCGCATCCTGAACCCGAAGGATTCCCACACCTATCCCTTGTTCGGCGACGGCGCGGGAGCGGTGCTGCTGGCCGCCGGCGGCCCCGAACAGGGACTCGTCTCCTACACGCTCGGCTCCGACGGATCGGGCGGCGACCTGCTTTGCCGGCGGATGGGCGGCTCGCGCATGCCGATCTCGTCCGACATGCTCGACGAGGGTGTACAGTATATGCGGATGGACGGCCGGGCGGTGTTCAAGTGGGCCGTGCGGTTGTTGGACGAATCGATCCGGGCCGTGCTCGACAAAGCGGGCCTGGCCCCCGGCGACATCGACCTGGTGATCTTGCACCAGGCCAATGTGCGGATTATCTACGCGGCCACCGACGTGACGCAGATCGACCGCGGCAAGGTGTTTCTCAACCTCGACCGTTACGGCAACACTTCGGCCGGCAGCGTGCCGCTGGCGCTCGACGAGGCTTATCAGCAGGGCCGCATTCGCCGCGGCGACCGCATTTTGCTGAGCGGTTTCGGCGCCGGGCTGGCCTGGGGCACGGCCGTATTTCGCTGGTAA
- a CDS encoding Gfo/Idh/MocA family oxidoreductase produces the protein MTVIRSNPPVRIAIIGAGAVSDYHHVPGIRLDPRAKLVAACDSDAGLLDRRRKEWGVEKTTTDAEALCADPDIDAVVICTPNFTHRPIALAAARHGKHIMCEKPLGLNAGEVREMYEAARQARVVHMTAFTYRFAPSMRYLKQLVESGALGQPRHFRSQRFLDLPETSWGWRQYEHLAGAGDLFDMTIHRLDFAMDLLGPIAQVCGAVARFAPRTATADGKSCPPSNVDDWSSLIGEFAGGGTGVWEGTTLAKGYHRDGFGHEWAEINGSEGSAVYRLHEPNTILVGRNGRDLAPEPVPEQFLKPADSPRDPRAGKPATVFRYDLMWEFVSAITAGRPAVPSFYDGLNAQIVADAVLQSHRERRWIEIVRGQA, from the coding sequence ATGACGGTTATTCGGTCCAACCCTCCCGTCCGCATCGCCATCATCGGCGCCGGCGCGGTCAGCGACTATCACCACGTGCCGGGCATCCGGCTCGATCCGCGGGCAAAACTCGTCGCCGCCTGCGATTCCGACGCCGGCCTGCTCGACCGCCGCCGCAAAGAATGGGGCGTCGAAAAAACCACCACCGACGCGGAAGCCCTCTGTGCCGATCCCGATATTGATGCCGTGGTGATCTGCACGCCGAATTTCACGCACCGGCCCATCGCCTTGGCCGCCGCCCGGCACGGCAAACATATTATGTGCGAGAAGCCGCTGGGGCTGAACGCCGGCGAGGTCCGAGAAATGTACGAGGCCGCGCGCCAGGCCCGCGTGGTCCACATGACGGCTTTCACCTATCGCTTTGCGCCGTCGATGCGGTATTTGAAGCAGCTTGTCGAAAGCGGAGCGCTAGGCCAACCGCGGCACTTTCGCTCGCAGCGGTTTCTCGACCTGCCCGAAACAAGCTGGGGCTGGCGGCAATACGAGCATTTGGCGGGAGCCGGCGATCTGTTCGACATGACCATTCACCGGCTCGACTTCGCCATGGATTTGCTCGGCCCCATCGCTCAGGTGTGCGGCGCCGTGGCCCGCTTCGCTCCGCGCACCGCGACCGCCGACGGCAAGAGTTGCCCGCCGTCGAACGTTGACGATTGGTCGAGCTTGATCGGCGAATTCGCCGGCGGCGGCACCGGCGTCTGGGAAGGAACCACGTTGGCCAAGGGCTACCACCGCGACGGTTTCGGCCACGAGTGGGCGGAGATCAACGGCTCCGAAGGATCGGCGGTTTACCGGCTGCACGAGCCGAACACGATTCTAGTGGGCCGCAACGGCCGCGACCTGGCGCCCGAGCCGGTGCCCGAACAGTTCCTCAAGCCGGCCGACAGTCCGCGCGATCCGCGCGCAGGAAAGCCCGCCACGGTGTTCCGATACGACCTGATGTGGGAGTTTGTTTCGGCGATCACGGCCGGCCGCCCGGCGGTGCCGAGTTTTTACGACGGCCTGAACGCCCAGATCGTCGCCGACGCCGTGCTTCAGTCGCACCGCGAACGCCGCTGGATCGAAATCGTGCGGGGCCAAGCCTGA
- a CDS encoding type II secretion system F family protein, with protein sequence MFFSSRIGLRELAQLCRRLSTGLEAGVDVRRVWTRERGGYVSPSLRRHLDEIVEAVNRGESVSDALAETGSYFPRLFLELTEVGERTGKLAEVLRRLADHYDHQVRLRQAFLSAIAWPMLQLAAALTVVGLVIYITGVFLPPMPDGKPLDILGLGLVGGQGLMIYLMVIGAVAAGIAVVVQAIRRGLVWTRPIQLALIRVPGLGKPIETLALAQFSWTMYVTLESGMDLLRALPLCLRSTGNANYTDHTAEIVQEIRAGGEITHALADTKAFPHIFLDSVRVGEESGRLPETLALLSEQYQDQAKRAMAALTVVGGFLVWALVAGLIILVIFRVASIYLGTINDALNM encoded by the coding sequence ATGTTCTTTTCCTCTCGAATCGGTTTGCGCGAGTTGGCCCAGCTTTGCCGGCGGCTTTCGACCGGGCTGGAAGCCGGCGTCGATGTGCGCCGCGTCTGGACGCGCGAACGGGGAGGCTACGTTTCGCCCAGCTTGCGGCGGCATCTCGACGAGATCGTGGAGGCCGTCAACCGCGGCGAATCGGTCAGCGACGCCCTGGCGGAGACGGGGAGTTATTTCCCCCGCTTGTTCCTGGAGCTGACCGAGGTGGGCGAGCGCACCGGAAAGCTGGCCGAGGTCCTGCGCCGCCTGGCGGACCACTACGACCACCAGGTCCGCCTGCGACAGGCCTTTCTCTCCGCCATCGCCTGGCCCATGCTGCAGCTTGCCGCCGCGCTGACCGTCGTCGGGCTGGTGATCTACATCACCGGCGTGTTCTTGCCGCCCATGCCCGACGGCAAGCCGCTCGATATTCTCGGTCTCGGCCTGGTCGGCGGCCAGGGGCTGATGATTTACCTGATGGTCATCGGCGCGGTCGCCGCCGGCATCGCGGTGGTGGTTCAGGCCATCCGTCGCGGACTGGTTTGGACGCGGCCCATCCAGCTCGCCTTGATCCGGGTGCCCGGCCTGGGTAAGCCGATCGAGACGCTTGCCTTGGCCCAGTTCTCGTGGACCATGTACGTCACGCTCGAATCGGGCATGGACCTGCTGCGGGCGTTGCCGCTTTGTCTGCGGAGCACGGGCAACGCCAACTACACCGACCACACCGCCGAGATCGTGCAAGAGATCCGCGCCGGCGGCGAAATCACCCACGCCCTGGCCGACACCAAGGCTTTTCCGCACATCTTTCTCGACAGCGTGCGCGTGGGCGAGGAGAGCGGCCGCCTGCCGGAAACGCTGGCCCTGTTGTCGGAGCAATATCAAGACCAGGCCAAGCGGGCGATGGCGGCGTTGACCGTGGTGGGTGGGTTTCTGGTTTGGGCGCTGGTGGCGGGGTTGATTATCTTGGTGATCTTCCGCGTCGCCTCGATCTATTTGGGTACGATCAATGACGCGTTGAATATGTAG
- a CDS encoding rhomboid family intramembrane serine protease: MGLYDRDYYRDDDQPGFFLGAQRSMVTTLILINVGVFVVDVLLEGELSQFLAVKSDLLHKPWNVWQLLTAGFAHDPRGLMHVGFNMFALWLFGRDVEAIYGRKEFLRVYLTMIVVSSLVWVISASTYGAHGQQTSVMLGASGAVNGVMVLNVIHFPRRLWYFWGIFPIPAWVLCMFLIGQDVLGYSHAQRGLGGGVAHEAHLAGAAFAFIYYQTGWNLGRWMPKRFSLAALKPRPKLRVHEPDREENLSDQLDRILEKISREGEASLTAQERRTLEDASRRYQQRRQ, from the coding sequence ATGGGCCTTTACGATCGCGACTATTATCGCGACGACGACCAGCCGGGCTTCTTCCTCGGCGCGCAGCGCTCGATGGTCACCACGTTGATTCTGATCAACGTCGGGGTGTTCGTGGTCGACGTGCTCCTCGAAGGCGAGCTGAGCCAGTTCTTGGCGGTCAAGTCCGACCTGTTGCACAAGCCCTGGAATGTCTGGCAGTTGCTCACGGCTGGTTTCGCGCACGACCCGCGCGGCCTGATGCATGTGGGCTTCAATATGTTCGCGCTGTGGCTCTTCGGCCGCGATGTGGAGGCCATCTACGGCCGCAAAGAGTTTTTGCGCGTCTATCTGACGATGATCGTCGTGAGCTCGCTGGTGTGGGTGATTTCGGCGAGCACCTATGGTGCCCACGGCCAGCAGACCAGCGTGATGCTGGGTGCATCGGGCGCCGTCAACGGCGTGATGGTGCTGAACGTCATCCATTTCCCGCGCCGATTGTGGTATTTCTGGGGCATCTTTCCGATACCGGCCTGGGTGCTGTGCATGTTCCTGATTGGCCAGGATGTGCTGGGCTACAGTCACGCGCAGCGCGGACTGGGTGGCGGGGTCGCTCACGAGGCGCATCTGGCAGGCGCCGCATTCGCCTTCATCTACTACCAGACGGGCTGGAACTTGGGCCGCTGGATGCCGAAGCGTTTCTCCCTGGCAGCGTTGAAGCCGCGGCCGAAGCTACGCGTCCACGAACCGGACCGCGAAGAGAACCTCTCCGATCAACTCGACCGCATCCTGGAAAAGATTTCACGCGAAGGCGAGGCCAGCCTTACGGCCCAAGAGCGGCGCACCTTGGAAGACGCCAGCCGACGCTATCAGCAGCGCCGACAGTGA
- a CDS encoding prephenate dehydrogenase: MHALDTVAIVGVGLIGGSIGLALRKRGLATEIVGIGRRAESLRVAQERGAVTRATLDLDEGVADAGWVVVCTPVGRIADDVRAAAQSCRPGALITDAGSTKAEIVERVGLALPRGVRFIGSHPLAGSERSGAAAADADLFVDRLVVLTPEPTSLAGDVRMLSEFWTALGARVATMPAVEHDRLIAAASHLPHLVAAALAVATPDEALPLTATGWADSTRIASGDPELWRQIFASNRSSLLASLTRFEELLAGLRTALDAGDDQAVLEILRAAKQRRDGMAL; this comes from the coding sequence ATGCATGCACTCGACACGGTAGCCATCGTCGGCGTCGGCCTGATCGGCGGCTCGATCGGCCTGGCCTTGCGGAAGCGCGGCCTGGCCACCGAGATCGTCGGCATCGGCCGCCGCGCCGAAAGTTTGCGCGTGGCGCAAGAGCGCGGCGCCGTGACGCGCGCTACGCTCGACTTGGACGAGGGCGTGGCCGACGCCGGTTGGGTCGTGGTTTGCACTCCGGTAGGCCGGATTGCCGACGACGTGCGGGCGGCGGCCCAGAGTTGCCGGCCTGGGGCGCTGATCACCGACGCGGGCAGCACCAAGGCCGAAATCGTCGAGCGAGTCGGTCTTGCCCTGCCGCGAGGCGTGCGGTTTATCGGCAGCCATCCCCTGGCCGGCAGCGAGCGCAGCGGTGCCGCCGCCGCCGATGCCGACTTGTTCGTCGATCGCCTGGTGGTTCTGACGCCGGAACCAACCTCGTTGGCCGGCGACGTGCGGATGCTTTCCGAATTCTGGACGGCTTTGGGCGCGCGGGTGGCGACGATGCCGGCCGTGGAGCACGACCGGCTGATCGCGGCCGCCAGCCATCTGCCCCACCTGGTCGCCGCGGCGCTGGCCGTCGCCACGCCCGATGAAGCCCTGCCGCTGACCGCCACCGGCTGGGCCGACAGCACGCGGATTGCTTCGGGCGACCCCGAACTTTGGCGGCAGATTTTCGCCAGCAACCGGTCCTCGCTGCTCGCCTCGCTGACGCGGTTCGAGGAGCTGCTGGCCGGCCTTCGCACGGCCCTCGACGCCGGCGACGACCAGGCGGTTCTTGAAATCCTTCGCGCCGCCAAACAGCGGCGAGACGGGATGGCCTTGTGA
- the folD gene encoding bifunctional methylenetetrahydrofolate dehydrogenase/methenyltetrahydrofolate cyclohydrolase FolD, producing the protein MSALILDGKSLAAELQAELTVDVADFIENNGATPCLAAVLVGEDPASEVYVRNKRKACERSGMESQLHRLAAELSTDDVLTLVHKLNHDDEVHGILVQLPLPSQIDATRVLDAVHPLKDVDAFHPENVGRIVQGRPRFLPCTPQGIQELLVRRSVRISGQRVVVVGRSDIVGKPIANMLLQRGSAADATVTVCHSRTRDLPAVTRQADILIVAIGQPRFVTADMVKPGAVVVDVGINRLPEGLAGDVDFEAVKEVAGMITPVPGGIGPLTVAMLLRNTLCAARLQQR; encoded by the coding sequence ATGAGCGCTCTGATTCTCGATGGCAAGTCGCTGGCCGCCGAACTCCAGGCGGAGCTGACCGTCGACGTCGCCGACTTCATCGAGAACAACGGCGCCACGCCGTGCCTGGCCGCCGTGCTGGTGGGGGAGGATCCAGCCAGCGAGGTTTACGTTCGCAACAAGCGAAAAGCCTGCGAACGATCGGGCATGGAAAGCCAACTGCACCGCCTCGCCGCCGAGCTTTCGACCGACGACGTATTGACGCTGGTCCACAAGCTGAATCACGACGACGAGGTGCATGGCATTCTGGTGCAGTTGCCGCTGCCTTCGCAGATCGACGCCACGCGCGTGCTCGACGCGGTGCATCCGCTGAAAGACGTCGATGCTTTTCATCCGGAGAACGTCGGCCGCATCGTGCAGGGGCGGCCCCGCTTTTTGCCCTGCACGCCGCAAGGAATTCAAGAGCTGCTGGTGCGGCGCAGCGTGCGAATCTCCGGCCAGCGCGTAGTGGTGGTCGGCCGTAGCGACATCGTGGGCAAGCCGATCGCCAACATGCTGCTGCAGCGCGGGTCCGCGGCCGATGCCACGGTAACGGTTTGCCACAGCCGCACGCGCGATTTGCCGGCGGTCACGCGCCAGGCCGATATTCTGATCGTGGCCATCGGTCAGCCGCGGTTCGTCACCGCCGATATGGTGAAGCCGGGGGCGGTGGTGGTGGATGTGGGCATCAACCGTTTGCCCGAAGGGCTGGCGGGCGACGTCGACTTCGAGGCCGTCAAGGAAGTGGCCGGCATGATTACGCCGGTGCCCGGCGGCATCGGCCCGCTCACGGTGGCCATGCTGCTGCGCAACACGCTGTGCGCCGCGCGGCTGCAACAAAGGTAG